The following are encoded together in the Pleurocapsa sp. FMAR1 genome:
- the gntK gene encoding gluconokinase — MSKYVIGVDIGTTSTKSVLYSDRGRLIEKHAVGYPLNAPTLGAAVQNPEQIFQAVVTTVKRIVENSGVNQSEILCLSFSAAMHSLIVVDGEGKPLTPILTWADNRSADWADKLKECGGHEIYTRTGTPIHPMSPLVKLMWLRESKPELWQQAAKFISIKEYIFWQLFREYIVDYSIASATGLFNFNSLTWDTQALDLAGIKASQLSQLVPTTHILRSLKTEYADEMGIAADTPVVVGANDGVLANLGVGAIAPGIATVTVGSSGAVRTTVRKPQTDPQQRLFCYPLTEDYWVIGGAVNNGGITLRWVRDHLADAEIDTAKLLKQDPYDMLTAIAQTIPAGSEGLIFHPYLSGERSPLWDANARGSFFGLALHHNKAHLIRSVLEGVVYNLYLVFQALESITGEVKTIKAAGGFARSPLWRQMLADVFNRQVSIPESYESSSLGAAILGLYAIGEIADLRESQLTNGEIHQHQPIASNVANYQKILPLYCRLLDSFKTEYAAIAQLQKDLQQ, encoded by the coding sequence ATGAGTAAATATGTAATTGGTGTTGATATTGGTACGACTAGCACTAAATCAGTATTGTATAGCGATCGCGGCAGGCTGATTGAAAAACACGCAGTCGGGTATCCTTTGAATGCACCTACTCTAGGGGCAGCCGTACAAAACCCAGAGCAAATTTTTCAAGCGGTAGTCACAACTGTAAAGCGGATAGTTGAAAACAGTGGCGTAAATCAGTCTGAGATTCTCTGTCTATCTTTCAGTGCAGCGATGCACAGCTTGATTGTGGTCGATGGTGAGGGAAAACCTTTGACACCAATTTTGACTTGGGCAGATAACCGTAGTGCTGACTGGGCAGATAAGCTAAAAGAGTGCGGAGGACATGAAATATATACCCGTACGGGAACGCCAATTCACCCAATGTCACCACTGGTTAAGTTAATGTGGTTACGGGAAAGTAAGCCTGAACTTTGGCAACAAGCAGCAAAATTTATTTCCATCAAAGAGTATATTTTCTGGCAGCTATTTCGAGAATATATCGTCGATTATTCCATCGCTTCAGCGACGGGCTTATTTAATTTCAATAGCTTAACTTGGGATACCCAAGCACTCGATCTGGCAGGAATCAAAGCGTCTCAACTATCTCAACTTGTACCTACTACCCATATTTTGCGATCGCTAAAGACAGAATATGCAGATGAAATGGGTATTGCAGCAGATACTCCTGTGGTTGTTGGTGCAAATGATGGAGTTTTAGCCAATTTAGGGGTAGGTGCGATCGCTCCTGGCATTGCAACAGTGACAGTTGGTTCAAGTGGCGCAGTTCGGACAACCGTCCGTAAACCCCAAACCGATCCCCAACAACGTTTATTTTGCTATCCTCTAACCGAAGATTACTGGGTTATCGGCGGTGCGGTCAATAACGGGGGAATCACTTTGCGCTGGGTGCGTGACCATTTAGCCGATGCGGAAATTGATACCGCTAAGTTACTCAAACAAGACCCCTATGATATGTTGACGGCGATCGCTCAAACTATTCCCGCAGGCTCAGAAGGCTTGATCTTTCACCCTTATTTATCAGGAGAGCGATCGCCATTATGGGATGCTAACGCCAGAGGGAGCTTCTTTGGTTTAGCACTGCATCATAATAAAGCTCATCTGATTCGGTCGGTATTAGAAGGAGTAGTCTACAATCTGTATTTAGTTTTTCAAGCTTTAGAATCCATTACTGGCGAAGTAAAAACAATTAAAGCAGCAGGGGGTTTTGCTCGCTCTCCCCTATGGCGACAGATGTTGGCTGATGTTTTTAATCGGCAAGTAAGCATCCCCGAAAGTTATGAAAGTTCTAGTTTGGGAGCAGCAATTTTAGGACTGTATGCTATAGGAGAAATCGCTGATTTGAGGGAATCCCAGCTCACAAATGGCGAGATTCATCAGCATCAACCAATTGCTAGTAATGTAGCCAACTATCAAAAGATTTTGCCCCTTTATTGTCGTCTTTTAGATAGCTTTAAAACCGAATATGCTGCGATCGCTCAACTACAAAAAGATTTACAGCAATAG